Proteins encoded by one window of Streptomyces clavuligerus:
- the ltrA gene encoding group II intron reverse transcriptase/maturase, giving the protein MNTDELDSVLFGAERRVLKIQTKLHCWARDDPHRRFNDLFNLVADPAFLLVAWDRVRANKGARTAGVDGRTARSIEAGQGVVDFLDGLRSQVKDRSFCPLPVRERMIPKSGGKLRRLGIATIADRVVQASLKLVLEPIFEADFYPCSYGFRPNRRAHDAVAEVRYFASRSYEWVVEGDITACFDEISHPTLMDRMRERIGDKRVLALVKAFLKAGILGEDRMLRDSSAGTPQGSILPPLLSNVALTVLDEHIAQGPGGPASSQTERAKRRCHRLPNYRLVRYADDWCLMVSGTNDDAEALREEIAEVLSGMGLRLSPEKTLITHIDKGLDFLGWRIQRHRKRGSTRHYIYTYPSGKAVKAMTGKVRTMCRTTDTSQPLDALLRQLNPALKGWCVYFRPGVSSATFSYLSYYTWHQVGSWLRRKHRRSTWKDLRRRYCDVGWWPASEERPLFNPAKVTTTRYRYRGTVIPTPWPGLE; this is encoded by the coding sequence GTGAATACCGACGAACTTGACTCCGTTCTGTTCGGAGCGGAGCGCAGGGTACTGAAAATCCAGACCAAGCTGCACTGTTGGGCCCGTGATGACCCTCATCGCAGGTTCAATGATCTGTTCAACCTCGTTGCCGATCCCGCGTTCCTTCTGGTCGCGTGGGACCGGGTGCGGGCAAACAAGGGAGCGCGCACAGCCGGAGTGGATGGGCGCACGGCCCGTTCCATCGAGGCCGGGCAGGGCGTCGTGGACTTCCTCGACGGGCTGCGATCGCAGGTGAAGGACCGCAGTTTCTGCCCGCTGCCGGTGCGGGAACGGATGATCCCGAAGTCGGGCGGTAAATTGCGCCGCCTGGGGATCGCCACCATTGCCGACCGGGTTGTGCAGGCTTCCTTGAAGCTGGTGCTGGAGCCGATCTTCGAAGCGGATTTCTACCCGTGCTCCTACGGGTTTCGCCCGAATCGTCGTGCTCACGACGCCGTGGCTGAGGTGCGCTACTTCGCGTCCCGCTCCTACGAGTGGGTCGTCGAGGGCGACATCACGGCATGCTTCGACGAGATCTCCCATCCGACCCTGATGGACCGGATGCGGGAACGAATCGGAGACAAGCGCGTCCTGGCACTGGTGAAGGCGTTCCTCAAAGCAGGCATCCTCGGCGAGGACCGCATGCTGCGAGACAGCAGCGCCGGAACCCCGCAGGGTTCGATCCTTCCACCGCTGCTGAGCAACGTGGCCCTGACGGTCCTGGACGAGCACATTGCCCAAGGCCCTGGCGGACCCGCCTCAAGCCAGACGGAGAGAGCCAAGCGCCGTTGTCACCGCCTGCCCAACTACCGGCTCGTCCGCTACGCGGACGACTGGTGCTTGATGGTGTCGGGCACGAACGACGATGCCGAAGCCCTCCGGGAAGAGATCGCAGAAGTCCTGTCCGGTATGGGGCTGCGCCTGTCACCGGAGAAGACTCTGATCACCCACATCGACAAGGGCCTCGACTTTCTCGGCTGGCGCATCCAACGCCACCGAAAACGAGGCAGCACCCGGCACTACATCTACACCTATCCGTCCGGCAAGGCTGTCAAGGCCATGACGGGCAAGGTCAGGACGATGTGCCGGACAACGGACACGAGCCAGCCGCTCGATGCCCTGTTGCGTCAGCTCAACCCGGCGCTCAAGGGTTGGTGCGTCTACTTCCGGCCCGGCGTGTCCAGCGCGACCTTCTCCTACCTGAGCTACTACACGTGGCATCAGGTCGGGAGCTGGTTGCGCCGCAAACACCGCCGGTCCACATGGAAGGACCTCCGCCGCCGCTACTGCGACGTCGGATGGTGGCCGGCCTCAGAGGAAAGGCCACTGTTCAACCCCGCGAAGGTAACCACCACGCGTTACCGCTACCGGGGAACAGTCATCCCGACTCCATGGCCCGGCCTGGAATGA
- a CDS encoding MFS transporter codes for MVVLDVTIVNIALPSAQASLGMTDTDHHWVITAYALAFGGLLLVGRRIRGPIGHRRSFVIGLVGFALAPAPGGAAGSTGTLFAARAGQGVFAPLLAPAALSLLLLTFTDGRERGTVFGVFAGGGAGGAALGVVVGAAHRVRRPTLVPLHQHPHDRNHPDRRPAPSA; via the coding sequence ATGGTTGTGCTGGACGTGACCATCGTGAACATCGCCCTGCCCTCGGCCCAGGCCAGCCTGGGCATGACGGACACCGACCACCACTGGGTGATCACGGCCTACGCCCTCGCGTTCGGCGGCCTCCTGCTCGTGGGCAGGCGGATCCGCGGTCCGATCGGCCACCGAAGGTCCTTCGTCATCGGCCTCGTCGGCTTCGCGCTGGCCCCCGCGCCCGGCGGTGCGGCGGGCAGCACGGGCACGCTCTTCGCCGCACGTGCCGGACAGGGCGTCTTCGCCCCACTCCTGGCCCCGGCAGCCCTGTCCCTCCTGCTCCTGACTTTCACCGACGGGCGTGAGCGCGGGACAGTCTTCGGCGTCTTCGCCGGCGGCGGTGCGGGCGGAGCAGCACTCGGCGTCGTGGTGGGGGCTGCTCACCGAGTACGCCGACCGACGCTGGTGCCCCTACATCAGCATCCCCATGACCGTAATCACCCTGATCGGCGTCCCGCTCCTTCTGCGTGA
- a CDS encoding pPIWI_RE module domain-containing protein — MSTAVREWQGRGHQHACSLLAAAEVEHPNLASYIRGAEDGTPHAPGWFDRIAAWNFTQRLAHRFLPVPDGPRIRRIRWRMDTQGSLISWDDLTKRTTLKPKCTGYAVHKLDFRVVTQPGEPLFALHVLPTFSRLATHWASTRTAFIEQGANKNTLLRMPIGHTTSSFTAVARRAGG; from the coding sequence TTGTCCACTGCGGTCAGAGAGTGGCAAGGGCGAGGGCACCAACACGCTTGCTCCCTGCTGGCTGCCGCCGAAGTCGAACACCCCAATCTAGCCTCTTACATCCGCGGCGCCGAGGACGGCACCCCGCACGCCCCGGGCTGGTTCGACCGTATCGCGGCCTGGAACTTCACGCAGCGCCTGGCCCACAGATTCCTGCCAGTCCCCGACGGCCCCCGGATACGCCGAATCCGTTGGCGCATGGACACCCAGGGCAGTCTCATCAGTTGGGACGACCTCACGAAGAGGACGACCCTGAAGCCCAAGTGCACCGGATACGCCGTGCATAAACTGGACTTCCGTGTCGTTACCCAGCCCGGCGAGCCCCTGTTCGCCCTTCACGTACTGCCCACGTTCAGCCGCCTGGCGACCCACTGGGCCAGCACCCGCACTGCCTTCATCGAGCAGGGCGCAAACAAAAACACACTGCTGCGTATGCCGATCGGCCACACCACATCGTCCTTTACAGCGGTGGCACGACGTGCCGGAGGGTGA
- a CDS encoding winged helix-turn-helix domain-containing protein, whose amino-acid sequence MFREYILLEAAGMFAAGRDNASVARELRVGVRSVQRWRRSWTERGDTGLRSRGPVSRPKLDEHLLAALEEELARGPAAHGWPDQTWTLARIRTLIGRRFHKTMTLSGISQMLRRHGWSHQVPARRAVERNEAAVAGWVKDMWPRVEPPRRRSTPASSSRTKPGSR is encoded by the coding sequence GTGTTTCGTGAGTACATCCTGCTGGAGGCGGCCGGGATGTTCGCGGCGGGGCGGGACAACGCCTCGGTCGCCCGTGAGTTACGGGTCGGTGTCCGGTCGGTCCAGCGCTGGCGGCGGTCATGGACGGAGCGGGGAGACACCGGGCTGCGGTCCCGTGGGCCGGTGTCCCGGCCGAAGCTGGACGAGCACCTGCTTGCCGCCCTGGAGGAAGAGCTCGCCAGGGGTCCGGCCGCGCACGGCTGGCCGGACCAGACCTGGACCCTGGCCCGGATCAGAACACTGATCGGCAGACGCTTCCACAAGACCATGACGCTGTCGGGTATCTCCCAGATGCTGCGGCGGCACGGCTGGAGCCACCAGGTCCCCGCCCGCCGTGCGGTCGAGCGGAACGAGGCGGCGGTGGCCGGCTGGGTGAAGGACATGTGGCCCCGAGTGGAACCACCGCGGCGGCGCTCGACGCCTGCCTCGTCTTCGAGGACGAAGCCGGGTTCCCGATAA
- a CDS encoding alkene reductase, whose product MSAPAALFQPVRLGALTLANRMVMAPMTRARAHEDGTPSALMAEYYGQRATAGLIVAEGTHPAALGAIGPHAPGLFTDAHQDGWAAVADAVHAAGGRVFLQLMHAGRLAHPDFLPDGARPVAPSAVAARTEIFTPSGRAPAVVPRALAEAEITGLVADFVNAACRAVAAGLDGVEIHAANGYLLHQFLADDANTRTDRWGGDAHGRIRLTTEITRAVAATIGPHRTGLRISPSNPYGDLTEADPCTTYTTLVRDLAPLGLAYLHHSETGTELDAVIRASWPTALVVTPPPAGTGKEDAAAGALARGADLVSFGRDYLANPDLVHRCRIGASLNEPRPTGFYGGGADGYTDYPALGGEPEPGGRGTA is encoded by the coding sequence ATGTCCGCCCCCGCCGCCCTCTTCCAGCCCGTCCGCCTCGGCGCCCTCACCCTCGCCAACCGCATGGTCATGGCCCCCATGACCCGGGCCCGGGCCCACGAGGACGGCACGCCGAGCGCGCTCATGGCCGAGTACTACGGCCAGCGCGCCACGGCCGGTCTGATCGTCGCCGAGGGAACCCACCCCGCCGCCCTCGGCGCGATCGGCCCCCATGCGCCGGGCCTGTTCACCGACGCCCACCAGGACGGCTGGGCGGCGGTCGCCGACGCGGTCCACGCGGCGGGCGGACGTGTCTTCCTCCAGCTCATGCACGCCGGACGCCTCGCCCACCCGGACTTCCTCCCCGACGGCGCCCGGCCCGTCGCCCCTTCCGCCGTGGCGGCCCGTACCGAGATCTTCACCCCCTCGGGCCGGGCCCCGGCGGTGGTCCCCCGTGCCCTCGCCGAAGCGGAGATCACCGGTCTGGTCGCCGACTTCGTGAACGCCGCCTGCCGGGCCGTCGCCGCCGGGCTCGACGGCGTGGAGATCCACGCCGCCAACGGCTACCTCCTCCACCAGTTCCTCGCCGACGACGCCAACACCCGCACCGACCGCTGGGGCGGCGACGCCCACGGCCGTATCCGCCTCACCACCGAGATCACCCGCGCCGTCGCCGCCACCATCGGCCCCCACCGCACCGGCCTGCGCATCTCGCCCTCGAACCCCTATGGAGACCTGACCGAAGCCGACCCCTGCACCACCTACACCACCCTCGTCCGCGACCTGGCCCCGCTCGGCCTCGCCTACCTCCACCACAGCGAGACCGGCACCGAACTCGACGCGGTGATACGCGCGTCCTGGCCGACCGCCCTGGTCGTCACACCGCCGCCCGCCGGAACGGGCAAGGAGGACGCCGCCGCCGGAGCCCTCGCCCGCGGCGCCGACCTGGTCTCCTTCGGCCGCGACTACCTCGCCAACCCCGACCTCGTCCACCGCTGCCGGATCGGCGCCTCGCTCAACGAACCCCGTCCGACCGGGTTCTACGGCGGCGGAGCGGATGGCTATACCGACTACCCGGCACTGGGCGGGGAACCGGAGCCAGGCGGGCGCGGCACGGCGTGA
- a CDS encoding transposase — MRGRSRRRISIAALACCKAGERSRLIYRPMLHPNHEAAGRRSFAWTGYRDLLIAAHRQPGGPIVLVWDHLKCATRRYGIEWG, encoded by the coding sequence GTGAGAGGCCGCTCCCGGCGCCGGATCTCGATCGCGGCCCTGGCCTGCTGCAAAGCCGGCGAGCGTTCACGGCTCATCTACCGGCCCATGCTCCACCCGAACCATGAAGCCGCCGGACGCCGCAGCTTCGCGTGGACCGGCTACCGCGACCTCCTCATCGCGGCACACCGACAGCCCGGCGGCCCGATCGTGCTCGTCTGGGACCACCTCAAGTGCGCCACGAGGCGCTACGGAATCGAGTGGGGGTGA
- a CDS encoding MFS transporter, producing MTVITLIGVPLLLRDRPSGDLRGLDLPGARLSTARLVALVYGFVQAEPHGWGDPVVLALLVVGVLLLGLFVLVEAGSQRPLLPLRILVHQARGTTFVSVWPMFGFYLFVSYCAQMVLGYSSAKAGMTLLVNAVSTTVGAVLIAGRPRRRVAPNVLITGSLLSSAVGMLILTRLEVDSSHMFPLATATNRAAVELDPADAGGAAAAYTTVQQVGTVFGTALLNPIATSVTVSYLNDHGTARKPSTPPRSTAAPWRSGRPSASSCAAR from the coding sequence ATGACCGTAATCACCCTGATCGGCGTCCCGCTCCTTCTGCGTGACCGCCCCAGCGGCGATCTGCGCGGCCTGGACCTTCCCGGTGCGCGGCTCAGTACAGCGCGCCTCGTCGCACTCGTCTACGGCTTCGTCCAAGCGGAACCGCACGGCTGGGGCGACCCGGTGGTGCTCGCCCTGCTGGTCGTCGGAGTGCTTCTGTTGGGTCTGTTCGTCCTGGTCGAGGCCGGATCACAGCGCCCTCTGCTGCCCTTGCGCATCCTGGTCCACCAGGCCCGCGGCACCACGTTCGTCTCCGTGTGGCCGATGTTCGGCTTCTACCTCTTCGTGAGTTACTGCGCGCAGATGGTCCTCGGCTACTCGTCAGCCAAGGCGGGAATGACGCTGCTGGTGAACGCCGTGAGCACCACTGTCGGCGCGGTGCTCATCGCCGGAAGACCACGCCGTCGGGTCGCCCCGAACGTCCTGATCACGGGGAGCCTGCTGTCGTCCGCCGTCGGCATGCTGATCCTCACACGGCTGGAAGTGGACAGCTCCCACATGTTCCCGCTGGCGACGGCGACGAACAGGGCGGCAGTCGAGCTCGACCCGGCCGATGCGGGTGGCGCGGCGGCGGCCTACACCACGGTCCAGCAGGTGGGTACCGTGTTCGGCACCGCGCTGCTCAACCCCATCGCCACCAGCGTCACCGTGTCGTATCTGAACGATCACGGAACCGCCCGGAAGCCGTCGACACCGCCACGGTCCACGGCTGCACCGTGGCGCTCCGGGCGGCCTTCGGCATCCTCGTGTGCGGCGCGCTGA